In Kordiimonas sp. SCSIO 12610, the sequence AATTACACTTGATTGGCAAGAAATTGGGCAAGATATGCTCAGTTCAGGTTTCTGGCTGGTAGCTATTGCCCTAACAGCTATATATACTGCCACAACAGTGTTGATGATCGAAGGTCCATGGCAAACAGATCAGGATAGCCACGGACCTTTTATTTTGCTTATTGTCGCACTTATAATATTACTCAAAGCACATAAGTTGCGTAAAATTAAAGCACCAAAAACCAGCTATCTAGGGTGGTTGTCCCTTCTGGGAGGTTTGTTCTTTTATGTTATCGGACATTCCCAAAGTTTGATGTTGTTAGACGCGGGATCAATTATTCCAGTTTTGGGAGGATTGATCCTGATTACGAAGGGGAAAGAAGGCTTAAAGGAACTAATTTTCCCACTCTGTTTTCTGATTTTTGCTGTTCCCATGCCGGGTTGGCTAATGGATAGCCTAACGCAGCCGATGAAGCTCGCTTTATCTGATCAAGTTGTGAATTTGTTATATTACTATGGCTACCCAGTAGGTCAGAATGGGGTAATCTTATATATTGAACAATATCAGCTACTCGTTAAGGATGCGTGCGTTGGCCTGAATTCACTACATAGTCTGGCGGCAGTTGGTATCATATATATCTACCTGTCCAAGCCTAGCCATCTTCTTCATACACTCTTTCTTTTGCTAATCATTGTTCCGGCTGCCTACGCAGCTAATCTCGTGCGAGTGATCGCATTGGTGTTGATAACATATTATTTTGGGGAAGCAGCTGGCCAGGGTTTCCTCCATGATTTCGCAGGTTTAGTCATGTTTGTAACGGCATTGTTGCTGTTCATTGCAATTGATAGTGTGATATTTTTTGGAATTGTAAGGTATAAAAAAAGAAAGGCTGCAATCTCATGATTAAGCGCCCTCCCTTACAGATTGTCGTTATTGTTTGCTTTCTGTTGTTTGCAGGAGTTTTGGGCCAGTATCTCAAACCAACTGAGTTTTCAACAGTTGTGGCCGCTGATTTTGTGTTGGAAGATATAGTGCCAACAGAGTTCGGCGAATGGTATGAGGATCAGTATATTAAAGCTGTCCAGCCATTAGAGCAGAGTACCTTGGCGGATAAAATTTATAATCAGTCGATTTCCAGAAGTTACAGAAACGCCAATGGTGATTTGATTATGCTTGTGATCGCCTATGGGCGCCATCAGAGCGATAACTTGCAACTACATCTCCCTGAGACGTGTTACGCTGCTAATGGTTTTAAGGTAGGAAATCCCGTTGTAGCTAAAATTCCGTTGGAACAAGGTGGTGCAGGCTTATTGCCAGCAAAACGGCTCTTTACTTCGAATGGTCCAAGGCGGGAGCCCGTTACATACTGGACACGCGTTGGTGATGATATCCCGGTATCTCAGCGTGAACGGCAGATTGGTAAATTATTGTATGGGCTATCAGGTAAAATCCCTGATGGCATACTAATTAGGGTTTCCAGCTTTGGTGACTTGAATGATCAGTCCTTTGAACTTCATGACACCTTTATACAAGATTTGTTAGCCATCGTACCTGAGGATACTTTACCTTTGTTCCTCGGCAACTTATCTTCCAAGCAGGAAATATTGTAATTTTAAGCGAATTGTCTCGATAAAATAGTAATTTCAAGGTAGTTTATTTTTAGTTAGATCTTTAAAAGTGGGGCGGAGATTTTAGAATGAAATTTGTTTCTTTTTGCAGCATTGTGGCTTTGAGTTTGTTTTTAACGGGTTGTGGTTCCAGCAATGAAACAGCTGATGAAAACGCTGCGGCTGGAGGTAATAAAACAGTTGGAGACGATGGTTTAATTCTTGAAGGCCAGGTTGTTGCCCAGGTAAATGGCGAAGAAATAACTATCCACGAACTTAATGTTGAAATAGCGCGTTTGAATATACCGGTTGATGCTGACCGCCGACCTATCGAGGAAAATGTCTTACGTTCAATCGTATCGCGTAAGGTCTTTGAACAACAGGCGAAAGCTGCTGGTTTGGATCGTAGTCCTGAAGTGCTGTTGGATCTGCGTCGAACACGGTCCGCACTACTTGCGCAGGCTTACATTCGGTCACGCTCGAACGAGCGACCTGTCGTATCAAGGCGTGAGGCAGATCAATATGTACTTGATAACCCAGACTTTTTCGCTAATCGAACTTACTATATTTTTGATTCTATTGTTGTACCGTCTTCCAGTTTACCAGAAGAATTGAAAGATGAGTATGAAGCGGTTGGCAACCTGAATGATATTGAAAGTGATCTTCTTGCCAAAGATACACAGCATCAGCGTCGCCCTTATACAATTTATTCAGAGACATTGCCTGCTGCGATGAGAGAAAAGATGCCTGAACTACAGCGTGATCGTACCGTCTTTTTCCTCG encodes:
- the xrt gene encoding exosortase; this encodes MADNTNTRITLDWQEIGQDMLSSGFWLVAIALTAIYTATTVLMIEGPWQTDQDSHGPFILLIVALIILLKAHKLRKIKAPKTSYLGWLSLLGGLFFYVIGHSQSLMLLDAGSIIPVLGGLILITKGKEGLKELIFPLCFLIFAVPMPGWLMDSLTQPMKLALSDQVVNLLYYYGYPVGQNGVILYIEQYQLLVKDACVGLNSLHSLAAVGIIYIYLSKPSHLLHTLFLLLIIVPAAYAANLVRVIALVLITYYFGEAAGQGFLHDFAGLVMFVTALLLFIAIDSVIFFGIVRYKKRKAAIS
- a CDS encoding exosortase C-terminal domain/associated protein EpsI, with the translated sequence MIKRPPLQIVVIVCFLLFAGVLGQYLKPTEFSTVVAADFVLEDIVPTEFGEWYEDQYIKAVQPLEQSTLADKIYNQSISRSYRNANGDLIMLVIAYGRHQSDNLQLHLPETCYAANGFKVGNPVVAKIPLEQGGAGLLPAKRLFTSNGPRREPVTYWTRVGDDIPVSQRERQIGKLLYGLSGKIPDGILIRVSSFGDLNDQSFELHDTFIQDLLAIVPEDTLPLFLGNLSSKQEIL
- a CDS encoding EpsD family peptidyl-prolyl cis-trans isomerase, with protein sequence MKFVSFCSIVALSLFLTGCGSSNETADENAAAGGNKTVGDDGLILEGQVVAQVNGEEITIHELNVEIARLNIPVDADRRPIEENVLRSIVSRKVFEQQAKAAGLDRSPEVLLDLRRTRSALLAQAYIRSRSNERPVVSRREADQYVLDNPDFFANRTYYIFDSIVVPSSSLPEELKDEYEAVGNLNDIESDLLAKDTQHQRRPYTIYSETLPAAMREKMPELQRDRTVFFLVQGANTFITQFQESRPAVLAGEEAIDAALSVLRNQKAREFLTSIELDAINSADIKYLGDFTSLGEQPSNLLENKIQDEIKDTVNSTDIDQ